TAAATATGAAGATTCCCTTCATACAGCTTTAAAACTCTATGCTAAAGCCGATTTGTTGGCTTTTCAAAACAGAAACGACGAAGCCATTACTTTATTAAATAAAATTTTAGAGGAACACAAAACCGAACCTATCGTAGCTCAAGCTTTATACAAGCAAGCCCAATTGTTTGAAATAGAAGAACAATACGACAAGGCACGGCATAATTACGAAGCCATTATTACCAATTATAGAGACGGCTTATTAATTGACGACGCTTATTTTCATCTGGCAAAAATTTATGAAAATAAGCTTAACCAGCCCGAGAAAGCCAAAGCGTTGTACGAAAAAATCATTTTTAATCACGCCGATAGTATTTTTTTCGTAGAATCTAGAAAACGTTTTAGGGCATTACGTGGCGATGCCATTAATTAATGTTTAAAAACAAAATCGATTACAAAAACATATACAACATGTACATATACAACGAAACCATGAATGTTGATGATGCCGTTCATGATGAATGGCTCGTTTGGATAAAAGCACACATCCCAAAGGTTTTATCGACCGGAAAGTTTGAAAAAGCCACTTTAACGAAGGTTATGGTTGAAGAAGAGTTGGGCGGACAAACTTATTCGGTACAATACAGAAGCTATTCCCGTGAAGCTTTAGATGCTTTTTATCGCGATGAAGCCGAAAAATTTCAATTAGAAGCATTAAAAAAATTTTCCGATAAAATGTTAACTTTCAAAACAGAGCTACAAATTGTAGACGAATATACCGTAAACTTTAAATAACGTAGCTTTGCATAGTAAGTTGTAAGCGCTTTTTACTAATAATAAATCCGAATTCGTGGCACACCATCAAAACCAAAATCAAGTAAAAGCAAAAAAACATTTAGGTCAGCACTTTCTAAATGATGAATCTGTTGCCGAAAAAATTGCCAATACGCTCACCTTAGAGCACTACAAAACGGTTTTAGAAATTGGACCAGGCATGGGCGTGCTTACCAAGTATCTCCTTAAAAAGGATCTTACAACCTATGTTATTGAGATTGATACCGAATCGGTAGCCTATTTACAAGCCAATTACTTAAATCTTGCTCCGCGCATTATTGAAAAGGATTTTTTAAAGTTCGATTTAAACGATGTTTTTAAAGGCGAGCCCTTTGCCATTATTGGAAACTTCCCTTATAATATTTCTACGCAAATAGTATTTAAAACGCTTGAAATGCGCGATCAAATTCCAGAGTTTTCGGGTATGTTTCAAAAAGAAGTCGCACAACGTATTTGCTCTAAAGAAGGCAGTAAGGTGTATGGTATCTTGTCGGTGTTAACACAAGCTTTCTATGATGCTGAATATTTGTTTACCGTACCACCAAACGTTTTTAATCCGCCCCCAAAAGTCGATTCTGGGGTGTTAAGATTAAAAAGAAAAGTAAATTTCACATTACCTTGTGATGAAAAATTGTTTTTTAAAACGGTAAAAACAGCCTTTCAACAGCGACGAAAAACACTTCGTAACAGTTTAAAAACATTCAACATATCCGATAATTTAAAAGCAAACCCTATCTTTGGCAAACGACCAGAACAATTGTGTGTAGAAGACTTTATAGCACTCACCCAATTGATTGAAAACGACGTTTAAACCGCCTAAAACCCCTTAATTTGGCAGAAGAAAAAGAAAACATACAATTTCAACTAACCCACGCCCTTATTGAGCAGGTAGAAAATCTTGTTGAACAACAAAACAACAAAGAACTACAAAAGCTTTTAAAAGAGTTTCACTACGCTGATATTGCCGAAATTCTAGATGAATTAAATCTAGAAGACGCCATGTATGTAATTAAACTTCTGGATT
This genomic interval from Tamlana carrageenivorans contains the following:
- a CDS encoding DUF4286 family protein — translated: MYIYNETMNVDDAVHDEWLVWIKAHIPKVLSTGKFEKATLTKVMVEEELGGQTYSVQYRSYSREALDAFYRDEAEKFQLEALKKFSDKMLTFKTELQIVDEYTVNFK
- the rsmA gene encoding 16S rRNA (adenine(1518)-N(6)/adenine(1519)-N(6))-dimethyltransferase RsmA encodes the protein MAHHQNQNQVKAKKHLGQHFLNDESVAEKIANTLTLEHYKTVLEIGPGMGVLTKYLLKKDLTTYVIEIDTESVAYLQANYLNLAPRIIEKDFLKFDLNDVFKGEPFAIIGNFPYNISTQIVFKTLEMRDQIPEFSGMFQKEVAQRICSKEGSKVYGILSVLTQAFYDAEYLFTVPPNVFNPPPKVDSGVLRLKRKVNFTLPCDEKLFFKTVKTAFQQRRKTLRNSLKTFNISDNLKANPIFGKRPEQLCVEDFIALTQLIENDV